The following proteins are co-located in the Limanda limanda chromosome 5, fLimLim1.1, whole genome shotgun sequence genome:
- the ppp6c gene encoding serine/threonine-protein phosphatase 6 catalytic subunit: MAPLDLDKYAEIAKQCKYLPENDLKRLCDYVCDLLLEESNVQPVSTPVTVCGDIHGQFYDLCELFRTGGQVPDTNYIFMGDFVDRGYYSLETFTYLLVLKAKWPDRITLLRGNHESRQITQVYGFYDECQTKYGNANAWRYCTKVFDMLTVAALMDEQILCVHGGLSPDIKTLDQIRTIERNQEIPHKGAFCDLVWSDPEDVDTWAISPRGAGWLFGAKVTNEFVHINNLKLICRAHQLVHEGYKFMFDEKLVTVWSAPNYCYRCGNIASIMVFKDANTREPKLFRAVPDSERVIPPRTTTPYFL, translated from the exons ATGGCGCCTCTAGATCTGGATAAATATGCCGAGATCGCCAAACAGTGTAAATACCTTCCAGAAAATGACCTCAAG CGGTTATGTGACTACGTGTGTGATCTCCTGCTGGAGGAGTCCAACGTTCAGCCTGTCTCTACTCCTGTAACAGTATGTGGGGACATACATGGACAG TTTTATGATCTCTGCGAACTCTTCCGAACTGGCGGCCAAGTTCCAGACACAAATTACATATTCATg GGAGACTTTGTTGACCGAGGATACTACAGTCTGGAGACATTCACCTACCTGCTGGTGTTGAAAGCCAAATGGCCCGACCGCATCACTCTTCTACGTGGAAACCACGAGAGCAGACAGATCACCCAAGTTTATGGATTTTATG ATGAGTGCCAGACCAAGTATGGGAATGCAAATGCATGGCGTTACTGCACCAAAGTGTTCGATATGTTAACCGTTGCAGCT CTAATGGACGAGCAGATCCTGTGTGTCCACGGAGGCCTCTCCCCAGACATTAAAACCCTAGATCAAATTCGAACCATTGAGCGGAACCAGGAGATTCCCCACAAAGGAGCCTTCTGTGATCTGGTGTGGTCCGACCCTGAAGATGTTGACACCTGGGCTATCAGTCCAAGAGGAGCTGGCTGGCTCTTTGGTGCAAAGGTCACAAATGAG TTTGTCCACATCAATAACCTTAAGCTGATCTGCCGAGCGCACCAACTTGTCCATGAAGGCTACAAGTTCATGTTTGATGAGAAGCTGGTCACAGTGTGGTCAGCTCCCAACTACTGCTATCGCTGTGGCAACATCGCCTCCATTATGGTCTTTAAAGATGCTAACACGAGAGAGCCGAAGCTCTTCAGAGCAGTGCCCGACTCTGAAAGAGTCATCCCACCCCGAACAACAACACCGTATTTCCTGTAA